One window of the Candidatus Chryseobacterium colombiense genome contains the following:
- the rodA gene encoding rod shape-determining protein RodA, whose product MKWAEGIDKLGLGLYFLLCIFAIANIYSVDQKLGEKQLVFFCISLFVGLVIFVGRSKFFENMSGIIYIGGVLLLIGLFPFGKEILGQKNWYKFGSFTMQPVEFAKIGTALMLSNYVSGPEFNLNNRKSLLTTLAIIGIPAAVVLAIPDVGSMLVFIAFFIALYREGLSGMLFAVGFLFAGVFLVSLAVPPIYVVISILVIVGGWIALNYYKMSWNVISISSIVGSVLVLCGLAFGSPYILEKLPKHQRERVEVLFKGEKAFRDTSGYNLLYSKTAIGSGGLLGKGYREGSVTQGKFVPEQETDYIFCTVGEEWGFVGSSVLILCYMIYIGRIYYLAERQKSSFNRVFGYCFASILLMHFSINLGMVMGLFPTVGIPLPYFSYGGSSLLAFSIMTFIFFKLNYSDKNSLV is encoded by the coding sequence ATGAAGTGGGCAGAAGGAATAGATAAACTAGGTCTGGGGTTGTATTTTCTGCTTTGTATTTTTGCCATTGCGAATATTTACAGTGTTGACCAAAAACTGGGTGAGAAGCAGCTTGTTTTCTTTTGCATCTCGCTGTTTGTTGGGCTGGTTATTTTTGTGGGTAGAAGTAAGTTCTTTGAAAATATGTCGGGAATCATTTACATTGGAGGGGTTTTGCTTCTTATTGGTTTGTTCCCGTTTGGAAAAGAAATTCTCGGACAAAAAAACTGGTACAAATTCGGGAGTTTTACCATGCAGCCGGTGGAGTTTGCCAAAATAGGAACGGCACTGATGTTGTCAAACTACGTCTCAGGGCCGGAATTTAATTTAAATAACAGAAAATCATTACTCACCACTTTAGCCATTATAGGAATTCCTGCGGCTGTCGTATTGGCTATTCCGGATGTGGGATCCATGTTGGTTTTTATAGCATTTTTCATTGCATTATACCGTGAAGGTTTAAGCGGGATGCTATTCGCTGTCGGATTTCTTTTTGCAGGAGTTTTCCTGGTTTCTCTAGCTGTTCCCCCTATTTATGTAGTGATTTCGATATTGGTTATTGTAGGAGGCTGGATTGCTCTCAATTATTATAAAATGTCCTGGAATGTTATTTCAATTTCCAGCATTGTAGGATCTGTTCTTGTTTTGTGTGGCTTGGCTTTTGGTTCTCCTTATATTTTAGAAAAACTGCCAAAACACCAAAGAGAAAGAGTTGAAGTTCTTTTTAAAGGGGAGAAAGCATTTAGAGATACTTCCGGGTACAATTTGCTCTATTCGAAGACGGCAATTGGTTCAGGAGGTCTTTTAGGAAAAGGATACCGTGAAGGATCCGTTACTCAGGGAAAATTTGTTCCGGAACAGGAAACCGATTATATTTTCTGTACAGTGGGAGAAGAATGGGGCTTTGTAGGGAGTTCTGTCTTGATTCTTTGTTACATGATTTACATAGGAAGGATCTATTATCTTGCAGAACGACAAAAGTCCTCATTTAATCGTGTCTTTGGGTATTGCTTTGCTTCGATCCTTTTGATGCACTTTTCGATCAATTTAGGGATGGTAATGGGGCTCTTTCCAACAGTTGGAATTCCTTTGCCATATTTTAGTTACGGAGGAAGTTCATTGCTTGCCTTTTCTATTATGACTTTTATTTTCTTTAAACTGAACTATTCCGATAAGAATAGCTTGGTTTAA
- a CDS encoding pentapeptide repeat-containing protein: MKEAYILDQTFENIYFTQQPLEKGEYDNCTFRDCSFEYIDLSGFNFNDCEFIDCNLSMVKLLGTAFRDVNFKGCKMFGLQFNDCNEFGLSFRFDECFLNNSVFYQTSIKKTMFKDSKLIEVDFTECDLSGAVFNACDLSGAVFDNTNLEKADLRTSVNYLIDPAQNRLKKAKFSLSEVYGLLYKLNIEIDKNS; encoded by the coding sequence ATGAAAGAGGCTTACATCCTAGATCAAACTTTTGAGAATATATACTTTACTCAACAACCTCTGGAGAAAGGTGAATATGATAACTGTACTTTCAGAGATTGTAGTTTTGAATATATCGATCTTTCAGGATTCAATTTTAATGATTGTGAGTTCATAGATTGTAACTTGAGTATGGTAAAACTCTTAGGAACTGCTTTTCGGGATGTTAATTTCAAAGGATGTAAAATGTTTGGGCTTCAGTTCAATGACTGCAATGAATTCGGGTTGTCTTTTAGATTTGACGAATGTTTCTTAAATAATTCTGTCTTTTATCAAACATCAATTAAGAAGACTATGTTTAAGGATTCAAAGCTTATTGAAGTTGATTTTACGGAATGTGATTTATCCGGAGCTGTATTTAATGCCTGCGATTTATCCGGAGCTGTTTTTGACAATACTAATCTTGAAAAAGCTGATTTGAGGACATCCGTTAACTATTTGATAGATCCGGCTCAGAACAGGCTTAAAAAGGCTAAATTTTCACTCTCTGAAGTTTACGGTCTTCTTTATAAGTTGAATATTGAAATTGATAAGAATAGTTAA
- a CDS encoding NlpC/P60 family protein — MKKRVLFYLVAVVSTMSLQSCVTNYVVSKPATYTKEYKTDAKLASFDPKKAELDKQRLIDSFLAEKAVSIANAKNAVKNSEIAKAIKHNTTIDNILSEAATYLGTPYRYGGTTRNGIDCSAFVLSVFGAAAGLSLPRVASSQAQEGEKVEKENLQKGDLIFFSHGRRISHVGIVESVSENGEVMFIHAATSKGVMVSSLNDSYWGPKFRFAKRIINENGEAYNNLAAITPVSNGTSF, encoded by the coding sequence ATGAAGAAAAGAGTTTTGTTTTATTTAGTTGCTGTAGTTTCTACAATGTCATTACAATCTTGTGTTACAAATTATGTAGTTTCAAAACCAGCAACTTATACAAAAGAATACAAAACAGATGCCAAACTTGCTTCTTTCGATCCTAAGAAAGCAGAGCTTGATAAGCAAAGATTAATTGATTCTTTCCTTGCTGAAAAAGCGGTATCTATTGCCAATGCGAAAAACGCGGTTAAAAATTCTGAGATTGCAAAAGCAATCAAACACAATACAACAATCGACAACATTTTATCTGAAGCTGCTACTTATTTAGGAACGCCTTACAGATATGGAGGAACAACAAGAAACGGAATTGACTGTTCAGCCTTCGTTCTTTCAGTTTTCGGTGCAGCAGCAGGTCTTAGCTTACCAAGAGTAGCATCTTCTCAGGCACAAGAAGGAGAAAAAGTAGAAAAAGAGAATTTACAGAAAGGGGATTTGATTTTCTTCTCTCATGGCAGAAGAATTTCTCACGTAGGAATTGTTGAAAGCGTTTCTGAAAACGGAGAAGTAATGTTTATCCATGCTGCCACTTCAAAAGGAGTAATGGTTTCTTCTCTTAACGATTCTTATTGGGGACCTAAGTTCAGATTTGCAAAAAGAATCATCAATGAAAACGGTGAGGCTTATAATAATTTAGCTGCAATAACTCCAGTATCAAACGGAACAAGTTTTTAA
- a CDS encoding glutamine synthetase III, which translates to MSTLRFKALETLPFKDFRRDNSVEVPMKLSELFCQNVFSEETMREYLTKEAFQSILDAMKKGTKIQRHIADQVAVAMKDWAMSKGVTHYTHWFQPLTGTTAEKHDSFFTPIEGGRAIERFSGNLLIQQEPDASSFPNGGIRNTFEARGYTAWDPTSPAFIMGTTLCIPSIFISYTGETLDYKAPLLRALNAVDEAATNVMQYFDKNVTKVTPTLGWEQEYFLVDSALYQSRPDLVLTGKTLLGHSPAKGQQLDDHYFGSIPTRVMNFMKELEIECMKLGIPVTTRHNEVAPNQFELAPMFEEVNVAVDHNSLLMDVMARIAHRHHFHILFHEKPFAGVNGSGKHNNWSLATDTGENLLSPGKNPKKNLQFLTFFVNTIKAVHEYADLLRASIASASNDHRLGANEAPPAIISVFIGSQLFRVLEELEKVTEGKLSPDEKTDLKLNVVGKIPEILLDNTDRNRTSPFAFTGNKFEIRAVGSAANCAESMTVMNTIAAKQLNDFKKEVDALIETGLKKDEAIFNVLREYIKQCKNIMFEGDGYSDDWAKEAKKRGLNNLKTTPEALKQEMDKKFLALYEEMGIFTHREVEARNEIKLEKYSTVIDIEARVLSDIARNHIIPSALNYQNRLIENVKGLKEIFGDKEFKSLAKEQMSLITSISENVSKIKVGVEDLIKAREAAKAVSDSQKQAETYCNKVKPLFDIIREASDNLEMMVDDELWPMTKYREMLFTK; encoded by the coding sequence ATGTCAACTTTAAGATTCAAAGCGTTAGAAACTTTACCATTTAAGGACTTTAGAAGAGATAACTCTGTGGAAGTTCCTATGAAATTGTCAGAATTATTCTGCCAGAATGTTTTCTCAGAAGAAACAATGAGAGAATATTTAACAAAAGAAGCATTCCAATCTATTTTGGATGCAATGAAAAAAGGAACTAAAATCCAAAGGCACATTGCAGATCAGGTAGCAGTAGCTATGAAAGACTGGGCAATGAGCAAAGGAGTGACTCACTACACACACTGGTTTCAGCCTTTGACGGGGACAACTGCAGAAAAGCACGATTCTTTCTTCACACCCATCGAAGGAGGGAGAGCGATCGAAAGATTCAGCGGAAACTTATTGATTCAGCAGGAGCCTGATGCTTCTTCTTTCCCGAACGGAGGAATCAGAAACACTTTCGAAGCAAGAGGTTATACAGCTTGGGATCCTACTTCTCCGGCATTCATTATGGGAACCACACTTTGTATTCCTTCTATTTTTATCTCTTACACAGGAGAAACTTTAGATTATAAAGCCCCTCTTTTAAGAGCTTTGAACGCGGTAGACGAAGCTGCAACCAACGTAATGCAGTATTTCGACAAAAATGTAACAAAAGTAACTCCTACTTTAGGTTGGGAGCAAGAATATTTCCTGGTTGATTCAGCATTGTATCAATCTCGTCCGGACCTTGTATTAACAGGTAAAACTTTGCTTGGACATTCTCCTGCAAAAGGACAGCAATTAGATGACCACTATTTCGGTTCAATTCCTACAAGAGTAATGAACTTCATGAAAGAGCTGGAAATCGAATGTATGAAATTGGGTATTCCTGTAACGACAAGACACAACGAGGTGGCTCCAAACCAATTTGAGCTGGCTCCAATGTTTGAAGAAGTAAACGTTGCTGTTGACCACAACTCTTTGTTGATGGACGTAATGGCTAGAATTGCTCACAGACATCATTTCCACATTTTATTCCACGAAAAACCTTTCGCAGGCGTAAACGGAAGTGGAAAGCACAACAACTGGTCTTTAGCTACAGATACAGGAGAAAACCTTTTAAGCCCTGGAAAAAACCCTAAGAAAAACTTACAGTTCTTAACATTCTTCGTAAATACAATCAAAGCGGTTCACGAATATGCAGATTTGTTGAGAGCAAGTATCGCATCTGCAAGTAACGACCACAGATTAGGTGCAAACGAAGCTCCACCGGCAATTATTTCTGTATTCATCGGAAGCCAATTGTTCAGAGTATTGGAAGAGCTTGAAAAAGTAACAGAAGGAAAACTTTCACCGGACGAAAAAACAGATCTAAAATTAAATGTAGTAGGAAAAATTCCTGAAATTCTGTTGGATAATACTGACAGAAACAGAACTTCTCCATTCGCATTTACTGGAAATAAATTCGAGATCAGAGCGGTAGGTTCTGCAGCAAACTGTGCTGAATCTATGACGGTAATGAACACGATCGCGGCAAAACAATTAAACGATTTCAAAAAAGAAGTTGATGCTTTAATTGAAACAGGTCTTAAAAAAGACGAAGCGATCTTCAACGTATTGAGAGAATACATCAAGCAGTGTAAAAACATTATGTTTGAAGGTGACGGATATTCTGACGACTGGGCAAAAGAAGCTAAAAAGAGAGGGTTGAACAACTTAAAAACTACTCCGGAAGCTCTTAAGCAGGAAATGGATAAAAAATTCCTGGCCCTTTATGAAGAAATGGGAATTTTCACGCACAGAGAGGTTGAAGCGAGAAACGAAATTAAGTTAGAAAAATATTCTACTGTTATCGATATTGAAGCAAGAGTTTTAAGTGATATCGCAAGAAACCACATTATTCCTTCAGCTTTAAACTATCAGAACAGATTAATCGAGAACGTAAAAGGTCTTAAAGAAATCTTTGGAGATAAAGAATTCAAATCATTAGCGAAAGAGCAAATGAGCTTAATTACAAGCATCTCTGAAAACGTATCTAAAATTAAAGTTGGTGTTGAAGACTTAATCAAAGCTAGAGAAGCTGCAAAAGCGGTCTCAGACAGCCAAAAACAGGCAGAAACTTACTGTAACAAAGTAAAACCTTTATTCGACATCATCAGAGAAGCATCAGACAATCTTGAAATGATGGTGGATGATGAACTTTGGCCAATGACAAAATACAGAGAAATGTTGTTTACAAAATAA
- a CDS encoding DUF1572 family protein yields the protein MSSTSQLAKRFREVLLDGLWIANTNFKDQLSDVTWEQATTKIGSLNTIAMLTFHINYYIAGLVNVFEGGDLEIRDKYSFDLPSIQSQEEWEELLNKLWMDSEKFAALLEQMPDSKMNEVFVDEKYGTYLRNIDGMIEHAYYHLGQIILIKRLLTN from the coding sequence GTGAGCTCAACATCACAATTAGCAAAAAGATTTCGGGAAGTATTATTGGATGGTTTGTGGATTGCCAATACGAATTTTAAAGATCAGCTTTCGGATGTAACTTGGGAACAGGCAACAACAAAAATTGGTTCTTTGAATACGATTGCCATGCTTACTTTTCATATCAATTATTATATTGCAGGTCTTGTGAATGTTTTTGAAGGCGGTGATCTGGAAATCAGGGATAAATATAGTTTTGACCTCCCTTCGATTCAATCTCAGGAAGAATGGGAAGAGCTTTTAAACAAACTTTGGATGGATTCTGAAAAGTTTGCTGCGTTATTAGAACAAATGCCTGATTCTAAAATGAATGAAGTTTTTGTTGATGAAAAATACGGAACATATTTAAGAAATATTGACGGGATGATTGAACATGCCTATTATCATCTGGGACAGATTATTTTGATTAAAAGGCTTTTGACGAATTAA